Proteins encoded in a region of the Octopus sinensis linkage group LG8, ASM634580v1, whole genome shotgun sequence genome:
- the LOC115215051 gene encoding thioredoxin domain-containing protein 2-like, with product MENTPDLEGVKTDKKGENVDVGVEQNAVTESSHDEDKPEGKEEALPETSQLEPKTSEENEMSKNEQSPEETTLSEEVPVAVQSPSNEDTELNPSSSFDKPEQESNLSREKTFDKSDEVIEPRKDPKQEPLAKSTPDSESSAKEKIPESKSDPIFNYIDNDLSEASEKSNSKTQELDSLIKYYLKQDSRKNSDGIFIAPVHKVCSQNSRLNQQSQVNLNYRGQEEFSFSNPEHSLNSVILDSVRTRKLAHGIHPVTLNAYSSKQKANSSPLWHNDKDRNKIIESLERASQNYSQAMKTLEDLADRLKLCES from the coding sequence ATGGAGAATACACCCGATTTGGAAGGAGTGAAGACAGATAAAAAGGGTGAAAATGTAGATGTTGGTGTAGAGCAGAATGCAGTTACAGAATCTAGTCATGATGAAGACAAAcctgaaggaaaagaagaagccCTGCCTGAGACATCCCAGTTGGAACCAAAGACAtcagaagaaaatgaaatgtcAAAAAATGAGCAATCACCAGAAGAGACAACTTTATCAGAAGAGGTCCCCGTAGCAGTACAATCACCTTCTAATGAGGACACTGAACTTAATCCAAGCTCATCCTTTGATAAACCTGAGCAAGAAAGTAATCTATCACGAGAAAAAACGTTTGACAAATCTGATGAAGTTATAGAACCGAGAAAGGATCCAAAACAGGAACCCCTTGCCAAGAGCACTCCTGATTCAGAAtcttcagcaaaagagaagatTCCTGAATCAAAATCAGACCCCATATTTAATTATATCGATAACGATCTCTCAGAAGCTTCAGAGAAATCAAATTCAAAAACACAAGAATTGGATTCTCTCATAAAATATTACTTGAAGCAAGATTCACGGAAAAACTCTGATGGAATTTTTATAGCACCTGTTCACAAGGTATGCTCTCAAAATTCCAGGTTAAACCAGCAGTCACAAGTTAACCTGAATTATAGGGGTCAAGAAGAATTTTCATTCAGTAATCCAGAACATTCTTTGAACAGTGTCATTTTAGATTCAGTTAGAACAAGAAAACTTGCACATGGAATTCACCCAGTAACATTAAATGCCTATTCTTCAAAACAGAAGGCTAACTCTTCCCCTCTTTGGCATAATGATAAAGATCGAAATAAAATCATAGAATCTTTGGAAAGAGCATCTCAGAATTACAGCCAAGCTATGAAGACTCTAGAAGATCTAGCAGATAGGTTGAAGCTGTGTGAATCTTGA